A single region of the Planctomycetota bacterium genome encodes:
- a CDS encoding SUMF1/EgtB/PvdO family nonheme iron enzyme, producing the protein MPSEIIAGDFELDRAKLLGKGAWGEVFIGKQVSLNRPVAIKILKKELTADPDFVRRFRREAECLAQLAEEHIIQVYSAGEYQGSPYFIMEFVQGVPLSKCMENGRIFSVDDIIHVAVSVAKAFKAAWNSPAQIVHRDIKPANIMVSYSSSIISPSPEKAEKSASLMSATINIKDTQVKVMDFGLAKLAQGGDHEATMVGTVIGTPKYISPEQGMGNAADIRSDIYSLGIVLYEMATGKIPFEGESAMSMIRHHIYDTAMMISQNMADFPPGMEAIIMKCIQKAPEKRYATPAKLLEDLDAFEKGKPLVHATIDPERAAASGIDATMLAPSSIIYQKRKKKIMATAALVSTVAVLAVLGFWQPWKKPPVIPSHNASNTVTGTDMAGVTTPPTIGSINTSVPEDPLLKELQALYNKANEFYEQAQYDESKKILEEILVRKEDYAPAITLLKEVQKKIDEQNEKLRLIEAMITETLKSIEEAKTKEQNRFNLIIQNIESKDFSAARKETERLIELEDELIPPAATYLQMRVWLISLEGDYLREMKSLLKRFNAMYSKSEILPLAEKLVEDARIKQEELAVDKIISDSTKEFNLSKRAAMLDDFIKANEVNQFIRRVKDKWAEVLREMEANRQKSYKDSIAKANQQRQSQLFKEAYATLESARQYADSFTEIDQLKALTEKEFLDFNGIEPATGQRDSNLSAYIVITNTNDSSLMVLIPAGEFTRGDDNGAPEEKPATKINLFAYYADKLEITNEQFRKFVEEAKYLTDAEVEGFGWVYNDGVLEPVKNASWKDPKGTGESIENILNHPVVQVSWKDAWAYAKWARKRLLTEAEWEKLARSDRQLIFPWGSAYQEKKANTGEDGPGKTAPVGVYNADKSPYECLDITGNVSEWCADYFDPTYYQIRAADNPKGPQSGIGHTIRGGSWISSPTSARLTVRKNGILPGSRSDATKDLGQFWSNYLGFRCARDVVTLK; encoded by the coding sequence ATGCCATCAGAAATAATTGCGGGTGATTTTGAACTTGACCGCGCTAAATTGTTAGGCAAGGGCGCTTGGGGCGAGGTTTTTATCGGCAAGCAGGTTTCGCTCAACCGGCCCGTGGCCATCAAGATTCTCAAAAAGGAACTTACGGCCGATCCGGACTTTGTCCGCCGGTTCCGGCGCGAAGCCGAATGCTTGGCCCAGTTAGCCGAAGAGCATATCATTCAGGTCTACAGCGCCGGCGAATACCAGGGCTCGCCCTACTTCATTATGGAATTCGTTCAGGGCGTGCCTCTTTCCAAGTGTATGGAAAATGGGCGGATATTCTCAGTAGATGACATTATCCACGTGGCCGTCTCGGTTGCCAAGGCCTTTAAGGCCGCCTGGAATTCCCCGGCCCAGATTGTTCACCGTGACATCAAGCCGGCCAATATTATGGTTTCATACAGCTCTTCCATCATTTCGCCTTCACCTGAGAAGGCGGAAAAATCAGCCAGCTTGATGAGTGCTACCATTAATATCAAAGATACACAGGTCAAGGTCATGGATTTTGGATTAGCCAAGTTGGCTCAGGGCGGAGACCATGAGGCCACTATGGTTGGCACGGTCATCGGCACGCCTAAATATATTTCGCCTGAGCAGGGTATGGGCAACGCGGCTGATATCCGCTCCGATATTTATTCGTTGGGTATAGTGCTTTATGAAATGGCTACCGGCAAGATTCCCTTCGAAGGCGAAAGCGCCATGAGCATGATTCGCCATCATATCTACGACACGGCCATGATGATTTCCCAGAATATGGCTGATTTCCCGCCAGGTATGGAAGCCATCATAATGAAATGTATCCAGAAGGCTCCGGAAAAACGCTATGCCACGCCGGCTAAGCTCCTGGAGGATCTGGATGCCTTCGAAAAAGGCAAGCCCCTGGTTCACGCCACGATTGACCCTGAGCGGGCGGCTGCGTCTGGCATCGACGCCACAATGTTGGCACCCAGTTCCATCATCTACCAAAAACGCAAAAAGAAAATTATGGCTACGGCCGCTCTGGTATCCACGGTGGCGGTCTTGGCTGTTTTGGGGTTCTGGCAGCCATGGAAAAAACCGCCGGTAATTCCGTCTCATAATGCGTCTAACACCGTAACCGGCACCGATATGGCCGGAGTCACTACTCCTCCAACGATCGGTTCTATTAATACGTCGGTTCCGGAAGACCCGCTCTTGAAAGAACTCCAGGCGTTGTATAACAAAGCCAACGAATTCTACGAGCAGGCCCAATACGATGAAAGCAAAAAGATTCTGGAAGAAATCCTGGTCAGGAAAGAGGATTATGCTCCGGCTATTACTCTGTTAAAAGAGGTTCAGAAGAAGATAGACGAACAGAACGAAAAACTCCGGCTGATTGAGGCCATGATTACCGAGACCCTTAAATCCATTGAAGAAGCCAAGACCAAGGAGCAAAATAGATTTAACCTGATTATTCAGAATATCGAGTCAAAGGATTTCTCCGCGGCGCGCAAGGAAACCGAGCGGCTTATAGAGTTAGAGGACGAACTTATTCCACCGGCTGCCACCTATCTCCAGATGCGCGTTTGGCTTATTTCGCTGGAAGGCGATTACCTTAGGGAAATGAAAAGCCTTCTGAAACGGTTTAATGCCATGTACAGCAAGAGCGAAATCCTGCCTTTGGCCGAAAAACTTGTGGAAGACGCCCGCATAAAGCAGGAAGAGCTGGCCGTGGACAAAATTATCTCGGACAGCACCAAGGAATTTAATCTCTCTAAACGGGCTGCTATGCTGGATGATTTTATCAAGGCAAATGAGGTTAACCAGTTCATCCGGCGAGTTAAGGATAAATGGGCTGAAGTCTTGCGCGAGATGGAAGCAAACCGTCAGAAGAGTTACAAAGATTCTATTGCCAAGGCCAACCAGCAGCGTCAGTCGCAATTATTTAAGGAGGCGTATGCCACCCTGGAAAGCGCCCGGCAATATGCCGACAGCTTTACGGAGATTGACCAGTTAAAGGCGCTAACCGAAAAGGAATTCCTGGATTTTAACGGTATCGAACCTGCAACCGGCCAAAGAGATTCAAACCTGTCGGCATATATCGTTATCACCAATACCAATGACTCATCATTAATGGTCCTGATTCCGGCTGGCGAATTTACCCGGGGCGATGACAACGGCGCTCCTGAAGAAAAACCTGCTACAAAGATTAACCTGTTTGCCTATTATGCTGATAAGCTTGAGATTACCAACGAACAATTCCGCAAATTCGTGGAAGAGGCTAAATACCTTACAGACGCCGAGGTCGAAGGTTTCGGCTGGGTTTATAATGATGGCGTTCTGGAGCCGGTTAAAAACGCCTCGTGGAAAGACCCCAAAGGCACAGGTGAGAGTATAGAAAATATTTTAAATCATCCAGTGGTGCAGGTTTCATGGAAAGACGCTTGGGCGTATGCCAAATGGGCGCGCAAGCGACTTCTGACCGAGGCCGAATGGGAAAAACTGGCGCGCTCGGATAGGCAATTAATCTTTCCCTGGGGTAGTGCCTATCAGGAAAAGAAAGCTAATACCGGCGAAGACGGCCCGGGTAAGACTGCACCCGTAGGCGTTTATAACGCTGACAAGAGTCCTTATGAATGTTTGGATATCACCGGCAATGTCTCGGAATGGTGCGCTGATTACTTTGATCCCACATATTACCAAATACGGGCCGCGGACAATCCTAAAGGACCTCAAAGCGGAATTGGGCATACTATCAGGGGCGGCAGTTGGATAAGTTCACCGACCAGCGCCAGGTTAACGGTCCGCAAAAACGGCATCTTACCTGGCTCACGTTCGGATGCAACCAAAGACCTGGGCCAATTTTGGAGTAACTATTTGGGTTTCCGCTGCGCCCGGGATGTCGTCACACTAAAATAA
- the ispG gene encoding flavodoxin-dependent (E)-4-hydroxy-3-methylbut-2-enyl-diphosphate synthase: MEASIKRRKTRAVYIGRVKVGGGAPISVQSMTKTDSADVNATVRQIKELEELGCEIIRLAIPNHQSALALAQIKKKIRIPIEADIHFNPKLALESIKQGVDSVRLNPGNITDPDAIAGIVKLARKANIPIRVGLNSGSVKGWYKSTLRSKIASGKGIPRSNWQAISESALEYAKYLQSLHFNDMMISLKASDVVTTVNAYRYVAGKCDYPMHLGVTASGTIEDATIKSAIGIGGLLLDGIGDTIRVSVTGAPHDEVKIGYKILQSLGLRKAGLEIISCPTCGRCEMDIVRIAEKLKGLLRHTPSLNGKDIKVAIMGCVVNGPGEAEECDIGIAGGDGFGFLFKQGKRIRKITESKIVTELVKEIKAL, translated from the coding sequence ATGGAAGCAAGTATTAAACGCCGTAAAACCAGGGCTGTTTATATCGGTCGGGTTAAGGTAGGCGGCGGCGCGCCAATCTCGGTCCAGTCAATGACCAAGACCGATTCGGCTGACGTCAACGCCACGGTCCGGCAGATAAAAGAGTTAGAAGAACTAGGTTGTGAAATTATTCGCCTGGCTATCCCAAATCACCAGTCCGCCCTGGCGCTGGCGCAGATAAAGAAGAAAATTCGTATTCCCATAGAAGCAGATATTCATTTCAATCCTAAACTAGCTTTGGAATCTATCAAACAGGGCGTGGATTCGGTGCGTCTCAATCCCGGTAATATCACGGACCCAGATGCGATTGCCGGAATCGTCAAGTTAGCCCGAAAGGCAAATATCCCTATCCGGGTGGGCTTAAACTCCGGCTCGGTAAAAGGATGGTATAAATCCACTCTCAGGAGTAAAATAGCGTCTGGAAAAGGCATTCCCAGAAGCAACTGGCAAGCTATATCAGAATCAGCATTGGAATATGCAAAATATTTGCAATCTTTACATTTCAATGATATGATGATATCGCTTAAAGCGTCCGATGTGGTAACGACAGTCAATGCCTACCGTTATGTAGCCGGTAAATGCGATTACCCGATGCATTTGGGTGTGACGGCCAGCGGTACCATAGAAGATGCTACAATTAAATCTGCTATCGGCATCGGCGGACTGCTTCTAGATGGTATCGGCGATACGATCAGGGTTTCTGTAACCGGCGCGCCGCACGATGAGGTCAAAATCGGATACAAGATTTTACAATCACTTGGACTGCGCAAGGCCGGGCTTGAGATTATTTCCTGCCCGACCTGCGGTCGGTGCGAAATGGATATTGTTAGGATAGCGGAGAAGTTGAAAGGATTATTGAGACACACACCATCTCTTAATGGCAAGGATATCAAGGTGGCTATTATGGGATGCGTGGTGAATGGTCCGGGCGAAGCCGAGGAATGTGACATTGGCATCGCCGGCGGTGACGGATTCGGATTCCTCTTCAAGCAAGGGAAGAGAATTCGCAAAATTACTGAATCAAAGATAGTCACTGAACTGGTGAAAGAAATAAAAGCATTGTAA
- the rpmF gene encoding 50S ribosomal protein L32, translating into MPNPKRKHSKSRKGMRRAHQSMSIPSVSLCPRCHAEKLPHRICSNCGYYKGSAAVKL; encoded by the coding sequence ATGCCGAATCCGAAAAGGAAGCATTCCAAAAGCCGCAAGGGAATGCGCCGGGCGCACCAGAGTATGAGCATACCAAGCGTCTCTCTCTGCCCGCGCTGTCATGCTGAAAAACTGCCCCACCGTATCTGCTCCAACTGCGGATATTATAAAGGCAGTGCCGCTGTGAAACTGTAG
- the plsX gene encoding phosphate acyltransferase PlsX, whose amino-acid sequence MKIAVDAMGGDRAPEEIVKGALLAAGTFPDVSILLMGDKKAIEKCAGGNIPKNIEVVHTSQIIGMDESPVEAIRQKPDSSLVKCFTYAKEKKTDAVVSAGNTGAAVAGATIFCGFLPGIKRAGISIPLPTEKGVTYLIDVGANIFCHPIHLLQYGIMAAVYAKHIRKVENPRVGLLNIGEEDTKGNELVQETWALMKKAPINFTGNIEGNYLFKGDCEVIVCEGFVGNVILKVVEGAAEFLTRSFMGSLMKLKDQIPQFEAILPGLEKIKKQSDYSEYGGAMLMGIDGVCIISHGRSNAKAIANAIKVAVESVNNQVNKHIVDELHKTKLTWFDLYKSWKTHR is encoded by the coding sequence ATGAAGATTGCTGTTGATGCTATGGGAGGCGACCGGGCTCCGGAAGAAATCGTTAAAGGGGCTCTGCTGGCGGCCGGTACATTCCCAGACGTTTCCATCTTGTTGATGGGAGATAAAAAGGCCATAGAGAAATGCGCCGGCGGGAATATCCCCAAAAATATAGAAGTCGTCCATACTTCACAGATAATCGGCATGGATGAGTCACCGGTTGAGGCCATCAGGCAAAAACCTGATTCCTCGCTGGTAAAATGTTTCACTTATGCCAAAGAGAAGAAAACCGATGCGGTGGTTTCGGCGGGTAATACCGGGGCGGCCGTGGCCGGGGCTACGATATTCTGCGGATTCTTGCCCGGCATCAAACGCGCCGGGATTTCCATACCCCTGCCCACTGAAAAAGGCGTGACCTACCTGATAGATGTCGGCGCCAATATCTTCTGCCACCCGATTCACCTGCTTCAGTACGGTATTATGGCTGCGGTTTATGCCAAACATATCAGGAAAGTCGAGAACCCCAGAGTGGGTCTGCTTAATATCGGCGAAGAGGATACCAAGGGCAACGAACTGGTCCAGGAAACCTGGGCGCTGATGAAAAAAGCACCGATAAATTTTACCGGCAATATCGAAGGCAATTATCTTTTTAAAGGTGATTGCGAGGTTATTGTCTGCGAGGGATTTGTCGGCAATGTGATTCTTAAAGTAGTCGAAGGCGCGGCTGAATTCCTGACCCGAAGTTTTATGGGCTCTTTGATGAAACTCAAGGACCAAATTCCGCAATTTGAGGCAATATTGCCCGGACTGGAGAAAATAAAAAAGCAGTCGGATTATTCTGAATACGGCGGGGCAATGTTAATGGGCATCGACGGTGTTTGTATTATCTCACACGGCCGTTCCAACGCCAAGGCCATTGCCAATGCCATTAAAGTGGCGGTTGAATCCGTCAATAACCAGGTCAATAAGCACATTGTGGATGAGCTCCATAAGACCAAATTGACCTGGTTTGATTTATATAAGAGTTGGAAGACGCACAGGTAA
- a CDS encoding DUF3568 family protein, which produces MRKTILTIALISYSVLSAGCVAAWVAGGAIAGYGVYSYINGELESKYPVGFDKAWQASVSAMEQLQFTKESSTRDGLAGKLEAKRGDGTPITISFELISENVTSIRVRVGMFGDQEISERIHERIKTNMGLSAK; this is translated from the coding sequence ATGAGAAAAACGATTCTCACCATTGCCTTAATAAGCTACAGCGTCTTGTCTGCAGGCTGTGTTGCAGCTTGGGTTGCAGGCGGAGCGATTGCCGGATACGGCGTTTACTCTTACATCAATGGCGAACTGGAGAGTAAATACCCGGTTGGGTTTGACAAGGCCTGGCAAGCATCTGTCAGCGCTATGGAACAACTGCAATTCACCAAGGAATCATCCACCCGCGACGGGCTGGCCGGCAAATTGGAAGCCAAGCGCGGAGATGGGACACCGATTACCATTAGTTTTGAACTTATCTCTGAGAATGTCACTTCTATCAGGGTAAGAGTAGGCATGTTCGGCGACCAGGAGATTTCGGAACGTATCCATGAACGTATCAAGACAAATATGGGCTTGTCGGCAAAATAA
- a CDS encoding MCE family protein: protein MQNSIRKEMTLGAIFLAAILFLIFVTVSISKLNLFSHTEYVKVNFESVSGLKNGDPVRVLGMEAGTVDRMRILPDNTVKVVLKLSEAIELREDYRITIEESSILGGNFIGIDPGTPGKKVVNMKTTLKGEVISAGLDALGVFIKENKDEVRELLSKGAKIVKDASEGKGTLGKLLVDESLYNNLKDTSESLKNMSKKVESGEGNLGKFLNDDQLYIDLKDSVESVKKTLKQIESNKGFLGKLIYDEKLAQQVSDAGDSVVKLFEPVVKTKVFLGVDSKYYPESKATISDVFLRIEPRESKYFLLGGSILSLDKNGDVSFDKQSQDKDQIFIKANVQIAYRFFEDSFTFRTGLIEGKFGGAIDYEEPVSDSFITKFAFSLEARDGYNSVADEKIDENLPAAMVRAYGSLTLWNHFKVYAGTSRLTSDTPEFMTGITFEYLDEDIKSFVTLLGISR, encoded by the coding sequence ATGCAGAATAGCATCAGAAAAGAAATGACCTTGGGGGCGATATTCCTGGCCGCCATTCTATTCCTGATATTTGTCACCGTCAGCATATCGAAACTGAATCTCTTTTCCCATACCGAATACGTCAAAGTAAATTTTGAAAGCGTCAGCGGCTTAAAGAACGGCGACCCGGTCCGGGTCCTGGGAATGGAGGCCGGCACGGTCGACCGGATGAGAATCCTGCCTGATAATACAGTCAAGGTGGTGTTAAAATTATCCGAGGCGATTGAATTGCGGGAAGATTATAGGATTACAATCGAGGAATCAAGCATCCTGGGCGGTAATTTTATCGGAATCGACCCGGGCACGCCCGGTAAAAAGGTCGTCAATATGAAAACAACCCTCAAGGGTGAAGTAATATCAGCCGGACTGGATGCCTTGGGCGTTTTCATCAAGGAAAATAAGGATGAAGTGCGGGAACTCCTGAGCAAGGGCGCTAAAATCGTCAAAGACGCCTCGGAAGGCAAGGGCACCCTGGGCAAACTCCTGGTTGACGAGAGTTTGTATAACAACCTCAAGGACACATCGGAATCACTGAAAAATATGAGCAAAAAAGTTGAGTCCGGAGAGGGCAACCTGGGTAAATTCCTGAATGACGACCAGCTTTATATTGACCTGAAGGATTCGGTGGAATCCGTCAAAAAGACCCTGAAACAAATCGAGTCCAACAAGGGTTTCCTGGGTAAACTCATCTATGACGAAAAACTCGCCCAGCAGGTCTCTGACGCCGGCGATTCGGTGGTGAAACTCTTTGAACCGGTGGTTAAGACCAAGGTCTTCCTGGGCGTGGACAGCAAATATTACCCCGAATCCAAGGCGACGATTTCCGACGTCTTTCTCAGGATAGAACCGCGCGAGAGCAAGTATTTCCTGCTGGGCGGTTCTATTCTTTCGCTTGATAAAAACGGAGACGTCAGCTTTGACAAGCAGAGCCAGGATAAAGACCAAATCTTCATTAAAGCCAATGTCCAGATTGCCTACAGGTTTTTTGAAGACAGTTTTACCTTCAGGACCGGACTGATTGAAGGTAAATTCGGCGGAGCCATTGACTACGAAGAGCCGGTTTCTGACAGTTTTATCACTAAATTCGCCTTTAGTTTAGAGGCCCGGGACGGATACAACAGCGTGGCGGACGAAAAGATAGACGAGAATCTTCCGGCCGCCATGGTCCGCGCCTACGGCTCGTTGACGCTCTGGAATCATTTCAAGGTTTATGCGGGAACTTCGCGCCTGACCAGCGACACGCCTGAATTTATGACCGGTATCACCTTTGAGTATCTGGATGAGGATATCAAGAGTTTCGTAACTCTCTTAGGTATATCACGCTAA
- a CDS encoding glycosyltransferase family 9 protein produces the protein MATIKNILVVRLGGIGDVTVITPALKALRKLYPQSKISLMTNHYSAEVVRGAPYADELITFTDLFSTQSVFEFLKPGILYQLYCLVTLMLGRRFDVFISLHNLVKWPNVVKPFILSILSQAPVRAGFNTHSRGFFLNVKTPDDSNKHLMFRCLDVIKQLASRGKITYTLQPPSPEVWLDDKDREFAADFSGRNPTGLLVGIHPGGNTRTYATQCWPAERFARVADAIADKYKARILLTGSKADRHILDKITSQLKIPPLRLPEDISVKQLAAIIGRCNLFISNDTGPMHLAVAMKVPTIGIFGGGDFSIYGRYPAEMGFTALKKDLPCSPCYHKIKCQPPECLDKITMEEVLQAVDKQLKIINKNG, from the coding sequence ATGGCTACTATTAAAAATATCTTAGTTGTCCGCTTAGGCGGCATCGGCGATGTGACGGTTATCACGCCTGCCCTAAAGGCGCTCAGAAAACTATATCCCCAGAGCAAGATTTCGCTGATGACCAACCATTATTCCGCTGAAGTGGTGCGCGGCGCGCCTTACGCGGATGAGCTGATTACATTCACGGATTTATTCTCCACCCAGTCCGTATTTGAATTCCTCAAGCCGGGAATATTATACCAGTTATATTGCCTGGTAACCCTGATGCTCGGGCGGCGCTTTGACGTATTCATTTCGCTCCACAACCTGGTCAAATGGCCCAACGTGGTAAAGCCGTTCATATTATCCATCCTCAGCCAGGCGCCGGTGCGGGCCGGATTTAACACCCATAGCCGGGGATTTTTCCTGAATGTCAAAACGCCGGACGATTCCAATAAGCACCTGATGTTCCGATGCCTGGACGTGATAAAACAACTTGCTTCCCGCGGTAAAATAACTTATACGCTTCAGCCGCCATCGCCTGAGGTCTGGCTGGATGATAAGGACCGCGAATTTGCCGCTGATTTTTCCGGCCGGAATCCGACCGGCCTGCTGGTCGGCATCCACCCGGGCGGTAATACCCGGACTTATGCGACCCAATGCTGGCCGGCCGAAAGGTTTGCCCGGGTTGCCGACGCCATTGCTGATAAATATAAAGCCCGGATTTTGCTGACCGGCAGCAAAGCCGACCGGCATATATTGGACAAAATCACGTCTCAGTTAAAAATCCCTCCGCTTCGGCTTCCGGAAGATATCAGCGTGAAACAACTGGCCGCCATTATCGGCCGCTGTAATCTTTTCATCAGTAACGATACCGGCCCGATGCACCTGGCCGTGGCAATGAAGGTCCCGACCATCGGCATATTTGGAGGAGGCGATTTCAGCATCTACGGCCGCTATCCGGCCGAGATGGGCTTCACCGCCCTGAAAAAAGACCTGCCCTGCTCGCCCTGCTATCATAAAATAAAATGCCAACCGCCGGAATGCCTTGACAAAATAACGATGGAAGAGGTCCTGCAGGCAGTGGATAAGCAGCTAAAAATAATAAACAAAAATGGCTAA
- a CDS encoding GNAT family N-acetyltransferase, with translation MAKIKIVHVITRLIKGGAQKVCLDIVEGLPQGQYEVSLLSGPETGPEGSLWDKARQVPGVTIKAIPELVREISPIKDLTALIKLYFYFCKTRPGIVHCHTSKAGFIACIAGWLARVPVIIYAPYGHLFSTTAMIPSVSHSTLRMRLFYYLTKLVCLLSVKVIAQNSADRDEQVKLRLAPAGKFEVIHNSVEVRPISQTGSGSKRYPLLATVGRLSAEKGQVYLLEALKSVRKEFPDTQLLVIGDGILRKELETFVEKENLNNNVRFTGLCDDPSQLLKDIDIFVLPSLYESFGIVLLEAMAQGKPAVASNVNGIPGVVAHNQTGILVPPANPQALSEAIIKLAHDKELAWKMGQAGYELVKKLFRKEQMVADFDNLYKRTIEKTLNMSLRATAKQSHSANAIATSTSGALAMTQERTLTTAPTVIPSGLIIEPAAKSDLPVMAAMHLEPSATKVREIIRKNSGAYRFYLDKVKMFYAMEPNGVLVVRENNQIAGFAIISKKSGKMKQTAFKKGYILHFAVKALLLQYGTDKKMLKKLFMVPYANFTGRRISSPVALESDNPAKIWVFIVMKESRNQGLGLKLIEAACAYAGRQNNNISATFFKDNIPALNLYKKAGFAIRGECLESTGPSYYLSRRLANTPSNNPTLKRSIKTANRAVYNAKSVEQYEQNPSIFEAGRQETVKNIIARIAKQTSGGTPPHQNNLPDYAVQTDWCGGKFLDIGCGTGNLVKKGSGYFPTAIGMDMAVNLLKHVKKANPEINLVVADADYPPFKNNTFDCVTLYAALHHLFNPVKTMGGVSPLVKPGGYLYTDHDPNYFFGRFYRFYYRLRYRGQPGFDTENEETAEFHNTKTGGINPESLKAKLLNNGFRDVQINYRHTSNPSLPLLARLGLLMLKASARIVPLKSFYTHFYIIGRR, from the coding sequence ATGGCTAAGATAAAAATCGTCCATGTCATCACCCGCCTGATTAAAGGCGGAGCGCAGAAGGTCTGCCTTGATATTGTTGAAGGGCTTCCCCAAGGCCAATACGAAGTGTCCCTGCTAAGCGGCCCGGAGACCGGCCCTGAAGGCTCGCTCTGGGACAAGGCCCGGCAGGTTCCGGGCGTCACCATCAAGGCCATCCCTGAACTGGTGCGCGAGATTTCTCCGATAAAGGATTTAACCGCTTTAATAAAATTATACTTCTACTTCTGTAAAACCCGCCCTGGCATCGTGCATTGCCACACCTCCAAGGCCGGATTTATCGCTTGCATCGCCGGATGGCTGGCCCGGGTGCCGGTTATTATTTACGCGCCCTACGGACATCTATTCTCAACCACTGCCATGATACCCTCGGTTTCGCACAGTACATTACGAATGCGATTATTTTATTATCTTACCAAATTGGTCTGCTTATTATCCGTGAAAGTCATTGCCCAAAACTCCGCTGACAGGGATGAGCAGGTGAAACTCCGCCTGGCGCCGGCCGGCAAATTCGAGGTCATCCATAATTCGGTGGAGGTCAGGCCTATATCCCAAACCGGTTCCGGCAGCAAACGCTACCCGCTTTTAGCCACAGTCGGGCGCCTGAGCGCTGAAAAGGGACAGGTATATCTTCTGGAGGCGCTTAAATCGGTCCGGAAGGAATTCCCGGACACCCAGCTCCTGGTTATCGGCGATGGCATACTTCGCAAGGAATTAGAGACGTTTGTGGAAAAGGAGAACCTGAATAACAACGTCAGGTTTACCGGGCTCTGTGACGACCCGTCCCAACTCCTCAAGGATATCGATATTTTTGTCCTGCCCTCGCTCTATGAATCATTCGGCATTGTTTTGCTCGAAGCAATGGCCCAGGGCAAACCGGCTGTGGCCAGCAATGTCAACGGCATACCGGGCGTGGTGGCTCATAATCAAACCGGTATTCTGGTCCCGCCGGCCAATCCACAGGCATTATCCGAGGCGATAATAAAGTTAGCCCATGACAAGGAACTGGCCTGGAAAATGGGTCAGGCCGGATATGAACTGGTAAAAAAATTATTCCGCAAGGAACAGATGGTGGCTGATTTTGACAATCTGTATAAAAGAACTATTGAAAAAACTCTCAACATGTCATTGCGAGCGACAGCGAAGCAATCTCATAGCGCTAATGCGATTGCCACGAGCACCTCTGGCGCTCTCGCAATGACGCAAGAAAGAACTCTAACTACGGCTCCAACAGTAATACCATCCGGATTAATAATAGAACCGGCTGCCAAATCCGACCTGCCGGTTATGGCCGCAATGCATCTAGAACCGTCTGCCACTAAGGTTCGAGAAATAATCCGGAAAAACAGCGGCGCTTATAGATTTTATCTTGATAAGGTAAAAATGTTTTACGCCATGGAACCCAATGGCGTATTGGTTGTCCGGGAAAATAATCAAATTGCCGGTTTTGCCATCATCTCTAAGAAATCCGGAAAAATGAAACAAACGGCATTCAAGAAGGGCTATATTCTGCATTTCGCCGTGAAAGCATTGCTATTGCAATATGGCACGGATAAAAAAATGCTGAAGAAGCTGTTCATGGTGCCGTATGCTAATTTTACCGGACGGCGGATTTCATCACCGGTAGCGCTGGAATCGGACAATCCCGCCAAGATATGGGTATTCATCGTAATGAAAGAATCACGCAATCAGGGCTTGGGTTTGAAACTTATTGAAGCCGCCTGCGCTTATGCCGGCCGGCAGAATAATAACATCAGCGCCACGTTCTTTAAGGATAATATCCCGGCCCTGAATCTCTATAAGAAAGCCGGATTCGCCATCCGCGGCGAGTGCCTGGAAAGCACCGGTCCGTCGTATTATCTGAGCAGGCGTTTGGCAAATACACCATCAAACAATCCGACATTAAAGCGGTCAATCAAGACCGCCAACCGCGCGGTCTATAATGCCAAGTCCGTTGAGCAATACGAGCAAAACCCGAGCATCTTTGAAGCCGGCCGCCAGGAAACCGTCAAAAATATTATCGCCCGGATAGCCAAACAAACCTCCGGCGGTACACCCCCACACCAAAACAACCTGCCCGACTACGCCGTTCAGACTGATTGGTGTGGGGGCAAATTCCTGGATATCGGATGCGGCACCGGCAACCTGGTCAAAAAAGGAAGCGGTTATTTCCCAACCGCGATTGGAATGGATATGGCGGTTAATCTCCTGAAACACGTGAAAAAAGCCAACCCGGAAATAAATCTCGTCGTCGCCGATGCCGATTACCCGCCGTTTAAGAATAATACCTTTGACTGCGTCACTTTATACGCCGCCCTGCACCATTTATTCAACCCGGTAAAAACCATGGGCGGAGTATCCCCGTTGGTAAAACCGGGCGGTTATCTTTATACCGACCATGACCCGAATTATTTCTTCGGCCGGTTCTATCGTTTTTACTATCGGCTCAGATACCGCGGCCAGCCGGGATTTGACACGGAAAACGAGGAAACGGCTGAATTCCACAATACCAAGACCGGCGGAATCAACCCCGAATCGCTGAAAGCAAAATTGCTCAACAACGGTTTCCGGGATGTGCAGATTAATTATCGCCACACCAGCAACCCGTCCCTGCCGCTGTTAGCACGTCTCGGCCTGTTGATGCTCAAGGCATCCGCCCGCATCGTGCCACTGAAAAGTTTCTATACCCACTTCTATATAATTGGCAGACGTTAA